In Mya arenaria isolate MELC-2E11 chromosome 1, ASM2691426v1, the genomic stretch ATTCAGGTCTTAAACTTAATCGGACAAAAACGCATGGTCTTTGGATAGGTAgatcaaaatacaaaagtatCAAATTGATTCATGGTATTAATTTTACAACTGAGTACATAAAATCTCTGGGGGTTTTCTTTGgcaatgataaatataaatgtgtaaatttaaGTTGGACTGAAAAAAtcgaaaaatgtaaacaacttaATAATTCATGGAGTAAACGAATATTCACCTTTTTGGGGAAGATAACTGTTATAAAGTCATTACTTTTTCCAAAACTAGTATACTTAGCCCAAAATATAGTTACACCCGATTTCATTATTAAGACAATTAACTCGATGATCTTCGAATTTTTATGGAACGGAAAAAGAGACAAAATAAAGCGCACAACAATTATTGGAAATAAACTTGAGGGTGGTTTAGATATGCCAGACTTTGGACTTTTCTCTAAaactatgaaattaaaatgGGCAACACATCTTATAATGCTAACTGGAAAATTATACCATCTGTACTGCTTGACCAGTTCGGAAAGAATTTCCTCATCTTTTACATGAACATAGAATCTATCAAATCTTTACAACCTATCACATATAAACTAACCAAATTTTATAATCAACTACTTTCAACGTggattcattttaaacaactgAATGCCAACCAAACTAAAATACCCAATACCTTTTATGATATTAGAAAAGAAATTATCTGGggcaataaatttataaaacatactaaaaaaAAGCTTACTGTTTAAGAATTGGATTGAATCGGATTTAATATTCGTAAACGACATACTTTCAAATACTGGCATTATAGACACCAATCTGATTCtagataaacttaaaaacaaaactaattggATAGCGGAActaaatatagttaaaaatgCCATTCCGATCCAATGGAAAATATCTGTGAAATCAAATGAATCAATAAATACTAATGtcaattcaaaacttttaatatggTTTGGGAACAAACTAAATAACGAAATGACAAACAAGGAAATATATCAGCTCTTTGTCCGGCAAATTTTCGAAACACCGTATATCCATAGATACTGGAATAAACGTGTACAAGAAAGTATCGAGTGGAAATCATGGTATTATATAGTTCATGAATCTATCGTTGACAACaaagttaaacaattcaaaattaaattattaaataatttagtggCGActaacttaaatttatttacatggaaattgaGAGACAGTCCCCTGTGTATGTGTTGCAAGGAAGTTGaagattatcaacatttttttatccattGTTCTTCATTATCCAATGTTTGGTCGACGataaatgccttatttaaaaaatgtggtataaataaaatgtttaatgatatcaaatatattgtaataggATATAAGATACACCAAAAAGAATACAActgtgttaatattgttttaagccaaatatgttactgtatttataaaacatacttcataTGCGACCGGAGAATGAAGCCCATAAACATATTGTCTTATTTATATTACGATCTGATTGCTTTAGAAACATACCTACGAATACAAAATGTCAATTACCGATTCCTAAATGACTTTATAAAAAACCTTAAGTACATTCAATAGATACTTTgagtgtatatatttttttaaatctttgtctATGTATTACTTTATTACCTGTGACATTGTTGCTTTTATGATCTAATAAACGGACTGTTATACTTTAACagttccaaaaagaaaaaaaggcgAGTATTTGATGTTAAGGAAAGGAAAACAACTCAACTTATTGCGTCTATaaattgattattgtttaacaaataagccctcatattCTTAAATTACCTCAATAATAAATTACTAAAATCAAACAACATTAGCCTTTCATAAATGGGAACactgtttatgtttattaaaaaagtgtttgtcTAATTTAAGTGCTGAGAACGATGATAATAAGCTACATGAATTCCGTGAAGGAAAACACGGCACCGTGTTTACAAGATGCTATGAAACTGATGGCTGACGAGGAAAATCAGTTTGCAGTACGGAAAGCGTCTGAATGCTACCAAGAAGAAATGAAAAAGAGGATAAACAAACATATGCCAAATGAGAGCGGGCTTGAGAGATATCACAATGACTGCATGAAAGTGGCTGTAAAGAAATTACGAGAATTAGTTGTGGTAGATGACGGCGATATATTTAACAGAAAAGCGGCAGTAAGTAGGCATTTGTGTTTTGGGAACTTAGAACTGATAATGCTATCGAGGAAGAGTTTGCGTAGTTACGTTTTGTTGGCTCTGTTTGTGAAAACACTATAGTAAACCAAGATTGAGTTTTAGCTAATGTGTCTGTTTCATCTTATTCAAAGTACATAtgttaaaaagtttgaaaaggaTAATCATTAAAGTCGGTGATTACTTAACAATTTCTCTTTGCAAGCGTTTTCTCTTATATTTTAAGGAATGTTTCGAAAAACATTTGGAACTATTCAAGTCAATGGTAGAGAAATACTCCCTTGAAAGAAGTAGAAGGTCGATAGAAATACTGGACATGGAAATTCAACAGAAAATCAAAGAGAAAAAGTATGCAAATCCGCATGGTTACAACGAATACTTTGAAGACATCAACACTCTTGTTGACGAATTCACAAAGCGGGAAGATTACCATGGATCAAAGGTAAATAGGTGATATGATGTTTTAATTCCAACAATTTTAGAgcaatttcaattatttcataactttcttttcaatatatacGTTGTTGATGatttatattttcctttttttaacattgtttatattcttatttatgCTAAAGCATTCATCATCTTCATGAACTGCAATTCAAATATATGGCGAATCATTATGATAAGATGCTGCAATTTACTGCAACAAAACTTTATCTACAGGCAAGAGCTGTCTTGCAGGAATTCATGGATTCAAAGGTCGACGAAGAGCAACTTGTTTACGAAATGGTTAAGGGCGAGACTGGTACGGTTAATGGATTATTTTCGAAAgctttttaactttatattaaaatcaGACCAATACGCCTTAACAGGAAACATGATGTTTATGATGAATGTGTGAAAACTAAGAAGTCCATTGATACATACTCATTATTTCACATCGtgtaaatgtgaaaaacaatggtttgttCTCAAATATAATTCTTTTCAGATGATGAAGTTCAACGTCAGTCACATCAACTTCCACGTACATTGGAGCAGTTTCCAAATATAAATCCAAAGGAAGAGTCAGTCAAAAAGAAGGCGCTAGAGTCCATTGAAAAGTTTGAGAATCACGGGTTTATGAGAATTGGGTCGCAATACATTGAGAATCTGGAATTGAAGTTACAAGAAATAGAAAAGGCTAAGGCCGAATTATCAGAAGACAACACATACTATAAGCAACTTGTAGATGAGTACAACGTCTGGTTGGACATTTACAAAAAAGCCAACTTCTCAGTAGATCAGGCTAATCCAAGACCGATCCAAATGCCGAAGCCTGTCTTAACGGACACCCCTGTTGTCGAAAAACCATCAGAAAATCCAGACGGTAAGAAACCGAAACCGAAGAAACAGCCATCCGGAAAACCAAAGTGcccaataatttaaaaaagaacaaataagGAAATACATTATGGTGATGTTACTATATGTTGTTACAATATCGTTTGCGCACAACGATCTAGAAATAGTCACATTGGACTTTCAGTACAAGAAAGTACATAACAGAAATTTCGAGTTGTATTGTGTAATGTTGGGGCACAATAAACTGCGACTACGTATACCcttttgtgtgtgtttattaTGTAGctgtatttcttatatttatttataattattgttccAATGTTATCGGACATTTCGTGTTAACTTTATGCTCTTTGGCAACTGTGTGTTATTTATTCAGGTTTATTCATGATCAAGTATAAGGATGTAGCAAAACGGTTCGGTCAGGTCATTGTATTTTGGGGTTAGTTTCATTTCCTGTACATtggttttctttttctttttgtaatataaCTCTTGTATTTAGATATACTGTATTATAGGTTTACCAGATGTTTCTTTCCTTTTACTTTCACAAAGACTTTATAAGTATAGAACATGTCATTAGTAAaagagttttatatttttgaacatttgaacGATTGTGAGTTCATTTTCTTACATGCactattttacaattaaatcatAACAACCAATAACAGAGTTCTTTGATGCGCTCAGTGAAATTAGTATtattaacacaataaacaacGCTTATTCACGTGaaacatttgctttaaaatgtaatgaaaatatattttgttttatgtccaTAGACATgcgatacaaaataaaaatacaacgaAAAAAACCTTAATCATCCATATAGTTATATTAACAtagtataaaaatacattttacgacaaccgaaaataaaatataattataaatatacagtATGAAACATTATAAACGCCAGCAGGGATATTGGATGCACCTGTATTTCATACCGGCACAAACAAGGCGAAATACGTTGTTGACATCGACGAGAAAACAAGTTTAGGGCAGCAAGGTCATTAAAATGGCGAATAGGCTACTATTccttcaataaaacattaaaaattattcGAGAATTTTACTTGGTTTCCATAAGTTTGGTATAGGatccttaattttatttttttctttacgcCAAATGCGGGCATCCTCCCCCACGCTCCCACCCAACCGTCACAAGCAGATGTTGGATTTTGCTGCATCTACGAGAATTTATTAGAATCAAAGCAGCGTATGTAGGTCTAACAAGGTTAAATCTGCAAACCATTAAGAAACTTATTTATGCTGTTTTGTGCCGCTGTTTGATATTTGCCTACGCCGATTGGTCCGATGTGTTTGTCCGATAAGcgtcaaacaaaataacagcTCGAACATAAGAGCCTCAATTTATTTAAGGTGATTTGCAAGCTTCCCGTTTTGATCACGTTACGTTTGTAAAACAGTTTACAACGACGTACCTATGTCGATGTCGCATTAAATATTTCGGCCGGCTGGGCCAgtaaaaactgttcaaactgAACAAACCtgattgtttatcttttatatatatatatgaatgatgcGAATGTGAATGGTACAACTATGGGAACCTATAATATCATACAAATTTTGAGTTTTTCACACTAAGAAGTTGTTGAAAATTTGTGAACTGTGAACTTGTCAAGCATTTTAACATTACATAGTAGTTGCATGACTCGTAACTTAGGTTTCTTCTTTAAGGAACGAAATATGCGGGGGGAGGGGAGGGAGTCGACTAATAAAGAATAAATTGGAGTTCAGGTGCACTGTACACTTGAGACTGCATGTAATATAACGTACGGTACACTTATACTAAATTTGTACATCATGCATAATAGTACGAactaaacaaagataaattttgTTTGCATATAGAAACGATAATCTTCATTTTTCATTATCataacttcttttaaaattgcaaacataatagaaatgtaaaagaaaacgAGAAACAAGCCACCTCTTATAGCACCGGCTGcaaattattaccaaataaagtaGCCTACATCAtctcaatatataaaacaataaatcaaaacaacaataactaaAATATGATGTTTCGAATGTTCCCAATACTGTATGCGCAGCTCTTCTAGTCTATTTCATTCGGCGGCAGGCCATATATcgaagtttatatatatttaagtctCTTATCTTTATTACAACTTTTCCATGAAACGGTTAAGTCATGTTCAAGTCTAATACTTCAAATCTATTGATTACTTTCGATGTTTTGAATTTGGCAATTACAGAGATAAAAGTATGCGTTCTCAGTTTAATACAAGTAGGTAGAATGGTAGGTAGAATGGATACCTTAATATACCATCTCTACGCAAAAAGAAGAGGGGGTGAAGGAAATATTTGCACTCGCaactatattaaaatgaataaatacgaGTATAACATAGTGAGACAAATAGTTCAAGATAAATATTGCGATAATGTACTCGCCAGTTAATTCAGTTACCCACCACctctataaacatatttatatcggAGGACAGTGCACAAGTGCTCTGAAAGCATGTgctttaagtttcatttgattatATTGAACGAGTAATGGGTACGCTTTACGTCTTTTCTTTACCAATCcaaaaacgaaaacaataatGCTGTGTCCAATATCCCGATATTGTTTCTCCGAAATACTGACACACTAAAAACGAGGGAGTAGTCTTTAAAAGAAACTCATTTGTAAACCGTTTCGCCGTAGTGGTGTATTTCATGTATAGATATGCATGCGTTTTAAATCAGAAACTCCTGGGAAGCATAAGCTACATCCACGTTTGATTTGATATCTTGAATGGATTATATTTATGGCTAAGGTTAAGTATTTGCACTTCGATGGCAATGACGACGATATAAAGATTATGAGAATAACCCGACCATTTTTGTTGCAAACGGAATACCTGGAATGAAGGCTATCAAACAACATAATAACAGTGATGTCATCGTTAAATGGTTCACTGTATagtatgaatatatttgaaagGAGATCCTTCAAAAGCACAAAGAAGATGCAAAGAATAAGACAGCAAGCTGTCCGTAAGTCATCATGAAACTGGCAACATTGCAAATGCTTCCATGGAACAGATTGACcgtaattatgtttaaacaaacaatgtcCAATTTCATTCTATGATAACATACTGTCGACCTAGAAAAATGACTGAAATCGCGGACTTCTGCTGATGTATGTGTTTTGACGTAAGCTTGTAATTCTAGACAAACTTCGCCTCCAAAGGGAGACTTGAAAATATTCCAAATTCGAAGACGAATCTTGCGAAAAAGACTGAGGTTATGCCTCTTGCGCTTAAAACACGCCCCGCCCCAAATCCAGACACAAACGCGCTCGATGTTCGTTTATAGGTAGTGTGTTTCATTTTGATGTACCGAGCTTTGCACATATGAAAGAAAATCAATTGAATTTTCAAAAGAgcaaaatgtgattttgtaGACAATATTATTGACAGAATTAAAGAGATCATTCTAAATTGTTAACACATTCAACGTATATATCAAGTAAGGGTATTGTACCTCATCTAAACAACTTCTGTGATATATTTGGTTTTGAAGATTTCATGAAAAGAAATAACCAGGTTTTTCTTCCACGTATTACTTTTTGCAATTTAGACTTCATGTTATTTGTACAGttgaataatttatatgaaGTAGCACTAGGAGTATTTGAATACATAAGaatgtattacaatatttacGATACAGACCTCTTATCGGATCGTTTGCCCTCTCCAATCGGTGACATTTCGTTGAAGCCATTATTTATAAACCAAAGCTGTTTGCTTAAAATCGTTTACAACCAAAGGCAGACGTAGGTTtcacaaataatataattttgcaaCGCACTGCGCCCttctattttttcaaacaaaaccccaataagaaatataacatcctggttacaaaacaaacaaaacatatatcttCTAAATTTAGTGCACGTAATGAAACTTTATTTAGTTCTCGAACTACAACCCCCCAACAACGCCTGAAAAAAACAGCCATCATCATACAATATTGTTGTAGGAGTATTAAAGCCGTAGCTTTCGTGGCAACATCAAGGGCACGGTATAATTACAAAAGCATATTCCAGTCTCAGGTTGGTTTACTctactgtttgtttatttgagtttatcaaggtctgcccgcgcacattggctgcattatgtcttgaccccgccgtgacgccattacgacttaaattgtgtttaaattccataagtgacatgagatagaagtgacagcaattcgcagtcaaatccagacattggaagaaaCATAGTatgatacaagagatccggatgcgataccctagctctttgcaaagagacctcttggttctttaacgtgctcggtgtaaagcatcGATAAACGgcatacaactttcctgggtacAACCAGTACTTAGTACGGCATTTTCTTCATAGCACTACCCCTTAAacgccgagcgccaggcaaggggcTACTTGTaacaacttttaacgtcttttggtgtGACgtggccagggatcgaacccacgacctcccgctccgtaggcggacatCTTAACCATTAGGCAACGGAGACGGTTTACTCTTCATACCTGCAAGCCAATtatgtattgatgtttttgtcGCCGGCTTATATTGAATAACGCCGATTTGCACGTTGAGCTACTTACAAGACCATGAAAGACATAAATGACGCGACTGAACAGGTTTAAATGtcaacatgtatattttttatcattcagaTAAGGGTGGAGGGCAGTTTAAACATTCTAACATGTGATTAAAAAAGCTGTTTtagttgaaaaacaaaacaaaaatatcgtTGTACCTACGTCGATGTCGTATAAGTTAAGATGCCATCTGGATCAGGTAAAGTATTTGCAATCCATCTTTGAGCAGCCATGATTGTTCTCTTTTTCtatatatgaatgtatttttttattggaacgacaattcatttttgaaaacaaaatcctTTCCtacattttttttcgtttaCTGCGTACAATTATCAAAACATGTGGGAATTTGTTTCTCGAATAGTAACGTAAGGGTTAAACAGGACGTACAATTTATTATATGATCTATCTCCAGCCCGTacgtttttgtatgttttatcgtgcaacaaaatattaatagatTTGTCCTTTCTCTAACGACAAAGTTGTGCGTGACTGAAgtacattattattaataatataaacgattttaacaacaacaaatatcccATCGCTGcgtttattattaatatacacTGTAGATGCGTGCAATATAATGTCCGCTACAAACATGCTGAAGTTGTACATCCGAAGATCAAGTGGTGTTCTGGATGGTGATGTCTTTAATTGTCTATataaacttgtatttatatgaaaaaaatgagctTTAGAATGGCgatgaaaatatacaaatcaaattattaagtATCATGCATAATATAACAAACTattcaattttataatattcGTTTATACATTCAAACACTTTCACTTTATTGCCATggtcataataaatataaattaatttcgAAATTTAATCATCCAGATGTGTATCAGTGagattaataaaatatgaacagGATCTTTTTCAATACCATCTCCTTCATTTGACATGGTTATTTATGTTCGATGGATAGTTATTCTCCAAATAGTTCCAGTTTCTTCCTAAGAAATGGCTTGTGGTGTCGGAATTATGTCATGCATTTGTCCCACTTCCCACTGTGGACCTTGTATCCGGTCCAGCACCAGTTGTAGCTATATCCGTGTCTTCCACATGGGAATCCAGGCTGACAGCACCTTCTGTAGTTTTGAAACGTATCAACGTAGCACCAATAGTAATCTGTGTTTGAGCTGACATCAAGGTGGAGACCGCATGGACTCGTTGACAGACAATTCGTGTTATCCACGGTCTTTGTACCGGGGCTTCCGCAGTATTGCCATTTATTTCCCGAGTGACACCAGTAGTAGTTATTGCCTCGTCTTGCGCAAGCGTCTGTACAGCAGTAGTCCCACTTTTTCTTGGAGTAATCCGTGTAGCACCACTTATAGGAATAGCCATAGAAGCCACAAGGTGTATCCTCCCGGCAAAGAGAACT encodes the following:
- the LOC128237866 gene encoding uncharacterized protein LOC128237866 — translated: MKKRINKHMPNESGLERYHNDCMKVAVKKLRELVVVDDGDIFNRKAAECFEKHLELFKSMVEKYSLERSRRSIEILDMEIQQKIKEKKYANPHGYNEYFEDINTLVDEFTKREDYHGSKARAVLQEFMDSKVDEEQLVYEMVKGETDDEVQRQSHQLPRTLEQFPNINPKEESVKKKALESIEKFENHGFMRIGSQYIENLELKLQEIEKAKAELSEDNTYYKQLVDEYNVWLDIYKKANFSVDQANPRPIQMPKPVLTDTPVVEKPSENPDGKKPKPKKQPSGKPKCPII